The stretch of DNA GAGTCCCAAACGCTCGGCCGCCCCGTTCTTACCAGCTATTCTTCCGGAGGCAACTCTCAACGCGTCGCGGATGACCTGCCGCTCAGCTTGTTCGAATGTTGATGCGGCTGGGATGGCGGAGCGCCGCAGCCCTGCAGGCGGGACATACAACTCGTCCCCTTGGGTGAAGATCACGCAGCGCTGGATGAAGTTTTCCAGCTCACGGATGTTGCCTGGCCAATCGGCGTTCACCAGCGCCTCCATCGCCTGTTTTGGAACAGACCTAATGCACTTCTGCATTTGACGGGAGTGCCGTAGAACGAAATAGTGCGCGAGGAGCGGAATGTCCTCGCGCCGCTCGCGAAGCGGAGGAATCTCAATCGGGAAAACATTCAATCGGTAGAAAAGGTCCTCGCGGAACCGGTTGTTGCGGATCATGTCCTGCAGATTGCGGTGCGTTGCGGCAATAAAACGAACATCCACCTGAATCGTTTTCGT from Nitrospiraceae bacterium encodes:
- a CDS encoding sigma 54-interacting transcriptional regulator, yielding TKTIQVDVRFIAATHRNLQDMIRNNRFREDLFYRLNVFPIEIPPLRERREDIPLLAHYFVLRHSRQMQKCIRSVPKQAMEALVNADWPGNIRELENFIQRCVIFTQGDELYVPPAGLRRSAIPAASTFEQAERQVIRDALRVASGRIAGKNGAAERLGLKRTTLQNKMRKLGITRIVA